The proteins below are encoded in one region of Ciconia boyciana chromosome 19, ASM3463844v1, whole genome shotgun sequence:
- the EXOSC10 gene encoding exosome complex component 10 isoform X1 has product MAAAVGGGSGSAAAESPAGQEGPRGAAGRPAETERGSAAAALPGFDDADAFVKYALGTVVAATKASNGLPQPGDEYDFYRSFPGFRAYCETQGDRLLHCMSKVMQYHGCRSHMKDHSRVTELEDKFDMLVDSNDIILERVGILLDEAAGVNKNQQPVLPAGLQPPQTIVSSWNRKAGESHKRTQSETFRLLHAKNISRPQLKFREKIDNSNTPFVPKLFIKPNALKPLPEALTKSGRERKERPEDLDVPAALADFIHQQRTQQTEQDMFAHPYQYELEHFSPPDGVLKKPEPQMYRSIEETPCHFVTTLDELVELNEKLMNCKEFALDLEHHSYRSFLGLTCLMQISTRTEDFIIDTLELRSDMNILNETFTDPAIVKVLHGADSDVEWLQKDFGLYLVNMFDTHQAARLLNLGRHSLDHLLKLYCNVDADKQYQLADWRIRPLPEEMIQYARDDTHYLLYIYDKVREALWERGNEQPTQLQVVWQRSKDICLKKYIKPLFSDESYLELYRRQKKHLNTQQLAAFRLLFAWRDKMARQEDESTGYVLPNHMLLKIAEELPKEPQGIIACCNPVPPLVRQQINELHLLIQQAREMPLLKTEVVLAVKKRAPLSNPERLENTLFGPHDSSRIPMDDFRNNSALEPAPILEHGCLFSDSERTMNIQGVQPESTCLVATATVSIFSEYGEDEENEKVLTAAQQKAQRIMESFENPFRMFLPSEQNPAYVSQSAKFDPSSKIYEISNRWKLMSQTQVQKESKDETKKDAAQQSAARDQAQKVYKEATENIVSVREQAMQEQANKKRERVVSETGTELPKQEKKRPKASQQPEELEAPKQFTPFDYSKSNFKVFAGSSKSKQSPQFDPAKQAYAGKKFAGANKLQQSGNRSMSYLAGKADRGSRHHWPKR; this is encoded by the exons ATGGCGGCCGCCGTCGGTGGGGGGAGCGGCAGCGCGGCAGCGGAGAGCCccgcggggcaggaggggccccgcggagcggcggggcggcccgcggAGACGGagcggggcagcgcggcggcggcgctgcctGGCTTCGACGACGCCGACGCCTTCGTCAag TATGCTCTTGGCACAGTGGTAGCTGCAACAAAGGCATCTAATGGGCTTCCTCAGCCTGGCGATGAGTACGACTTCTACCGAAGCTTCCCTGGCTTCCGGGCATACTGTGAAACACAGGGTGACCGTCTCCTTCACTG CATGAGCAAGGTGATGCAATACCATGGCTGCCGTAGCCACATGAAAGATCACAGCAGAGTGACAGAGCTGGAAGATAAATTTGATATGCTGGTTGACTCCAATGACATCATTCTTGAAAGAGTG GGTATTTTATTGGATGAAGCAGCAGGAGTGAACAAAAACCAGCAACCAGTCCTCCCTGCTGGGTTACAGCCCCCACAGACGATCGTTTCCAGCTGGAACCGCAAG gcgGGAGAATCTCACAAGAGAACTCAATCTGAAACCTTCCGGCTGCTTCATGCCAAGAATATCTCTCGACCACAGCTTAAGTTTCGGGAAAAGATTGACAATTCCAACACTCCCTTTGTACCTAAACTTTTTATCAAGCCAAATGCTTTGAAACCTTTGCCTGAAG CCCTCACAAAAAGTGGACGGGAACGAAAGGAGCGCCCTGAAGACTTGGATGTACCAGCTGCTTTGGCAGACTTCATACACCAGCAGAGGACGCAGCAAACTGAGCAAGACAT GTTTGCTCACCCTTACCAGTATGAACTGGAGCATTTTTCTCCACCAGATGGAGTTCTCAAGAAACCAGAACCCCAG ATGTACAGGTCCATCGAGGAAACaccctgtcattttgtcaccacACTGGATGAGCTGGTAGAACTAAATGAAAAGCTTATGAACTGTAAAGAATTTGCGTTGGACTTAGAG CACCATTCCTACAGAAGCTTCCTGGGCTTGACATGTCTGATGCAGATTTCCACCCGAACAGAAGACTTCATTATTGATACACTGGAATTGCGCAGCGACATGAACATTCTCAACGAGACCTTCACAGACCCTGCAATTGTGAAG GTCCTTCATGGTGCTGATTCAGATGTGGAATGGCTGCAAAAAGACTTTGGTCTGTACTTGGTGAACATGTTTGATACTCACCAAGCTGCTCGTCTCCTCAATCTTGGCAGGCATTCTTTGGACCACTTGCTAAAGCTGTATTGCAATGTAGATGCTGACAAGCAGTACCAGCTGGCTGACTGGAGGATACG CCCTTTGCCAGAAGAAATGATTCAGTATGCCCGTGATGACACTCACTACTTGCTCTACATCTATGACAAAGTGAGGGAGGCGCTGTGGGAGAGAGGGAACGAGCAGCCCACTCAGCTGCAGGTTGTGTGGCAACGCAGCAAGGACATCTGCCTGAAG aAATACATCAAGCCCCTCTTTTCAGATGAATCCTACCTTGAGCTCTACAGGAGGCAGAAAAAACATCTCAACACACAACAGCTAGCAGCATTTAGGTTGCTGTTTGCATGGAGAGACAAGATGGCGCGTCAAGAGGATGAGAGTACAGG ATATGTGCTACCAAATCATATGTTATTGAAGATAGCAGAGGAGCTGCCCAA AGAACCCCAGGGCATCATTGCTTGCTGTAATCCAGTCCCACCACTAGTTCGCCAGCAGATTAATGAATTGCATCTTCTCATTCAGCAGGCCCGGGAGATGCCTCTCCTCAAG ACGGAGGTTGTGTTGGCAGTCAAGAAGAGAGCACCTCTGTCCAACCCTGAG AGGCTGGAGAATACCCTCTTTGGACCACATGACAGTTCCCGGATTCCTATGGATGATTTTCGGAACAATTCTGCCTTGG AGCCTGCACCAATTTTGGAACATGGTTGTCTCTTTTCAGACAGTGAGAGGACAATGAATATTCAGGGTGTTCAGCCAGAGTCAACATGTCTTGTTGCTACTGCCACTGTCAGCATATTCAGT gaatatggtgaagatgaagaaaatgagaaggttTTAACCGCTGCACAGCAGAAAGCTCAGCGTATAATGGAGTCCTTTGAAAATCCATTTAGAATG TTCCTACCTTCAGAACAGAATCCTGCCTATGTCTCACAATCTGCAAAGTTTGACCCATCATCAAAAATTTATGAA atCAGCAATCGATGGAAGTTGATGAGTCAGACACAAGTACAGAAGGAGTCCAAGGATGAAACCAAAAAGGACGCAGCCCAGCAGTCAG CTGCTCGTGACCAGGCACAGAAGGTGTATAAAGAggcaacagaaaacattgtgTCTGTTCGTGAGCAAGCTATG CAAGAACAAGCTAAtaagaagagggagagagtCGTGAGTGAAACGGGAACAGAGTTGccaaaacaagagaagaaacgGCCAAAAGCCTCCCAGCAaccagaggagctggaagcacCGAAGCAGTTTACCCCCTTTGATTACAGCAAGTCCAACTTCAAAGTGTTTGCGG GAAGCAGCAAATCGAAGCAGTCGCCACAATTTGATCCTGCCAAGCAAGCTTACGCAGGCAAG aaATTTGCTGGAGCTAACAAACTTCAACAATCTGGAAACCGAAGCATGTCCTACCTGGCGGGGAAAGCTGATAG GGGTTCCAGGCACCACTGGCCAAAGAGATAG
- the EXOSC10 gene encoding exosome complex component 10 isoform X2 gives MAAAVGGGSGSAAAESPAGQEGPRGAAGRPAETERGSAAAALPGFDDADAFVKYALGTVVAATKASNGLPQPGDEYDFYRSFPGFRAYCETQGDRLLHCMSKVMQYHGCRSHMKDHSRVTELEDKFDMLVDSNDIILERVGILLDEAAGVNKNQQPVLPAGLQPPQTIVSSWNRKAGESHKRTQSETFRLLHAKNISRPQLKFREKIDNSNTPFVPKLFIKPNALKPLPEALTKSGRERKERPEDLDVPAALADFIHQQRTQQTEQDMFAHPYQYELEHFSPPDGVLKKPEPQMYRSIEETPCHFVTTLDELVELNEKLMNCKEFALDLEHHSYRSFLGLTCLMQISTRTEDFIIDTLELRSDMNILNETFTDPAIVKVLHGADSDVEWLQKDFGLYLVNMFDTHQAARLLNLGRHSLDHLLKLYCNVDADKQYQLADWRIRPLPEEMIQYARDDTHYLLYIYDKVREALWERGNEQPTQLQVVWQRSKDICLKKYIKPLFSDESYLELYRRQKKHLNTQQLAAFRLLFAWRDKMARQEDESTGYVLPNHMLLKIAEELPKEPQGIIACCNPVPPLVRQQINELHLLIQQAREMPLLKTEVVLAVKKRAPLSNPERLENTLFGPHDSSRIPMDDFRNNSALDSERTMNIQGVQPESTCLVATATVSIFSEYGEDEENEKVLTAAQQKAQRIMESFENPFRMFLPSEQNPAYVSQSAKFDPSSKIYEISNRWKLMSQTQVQKESKDETKKDAAQQSAARDQAQKVYKEATENIVSVREQAMQEQANKKRERVVSETGTELPKQEKKRPKASQQPEELEAPKQFTPFDYSKSNFKVFAGSSKSKQSPQFDPAKQAYAGKKFAGANKLQQSGNRSMSYLAGKADRGSRHHWPKR, from the exons ATGGCGGCCGCCGTCGGTGGGGGGAGCGGCAGCGCGGCAGCGGAGAGCCccgcggggcaggaggggccccgcggagcggcggggcggcccgcggAGACGGagcggggcagcgcggcggcggcgctgcctGGCTTCGACGACGCCGACGCCTTCGTCAag TATGCTCTTGGCACAGTGGTAGCTGCAACAAAGGCATCTAATGGGCTTCCTCAGCCTGGCGATGAGTACGACTTCTACCGAAGCTTCCCTGGCTTCCGGGCATACTGTGAAACACAGGGTGACCGTCTCCTTCACTG CATGAGCAAGGTGATGCAATACCATGGCTGCCGTAGCCACATGAAAGATCACAGCAGAGTGACAGAGCTGGAAGATAAATTTGATATGCTGGTTGACTCCAATGACATCATTCTTGAAAGAGTG GGTATTTTATTGGATGAAGCAGCAGGAGTGAACAAAAACCAGCAACCAGTCCTCCCTGCTGGGTTACAGCCCCCACAGACGATCGTTTCCAGCTGGAACCGCAAG gcgGGAGAATCTCACAAGAGAACTCAATCTGAAACCTTCCGGCTGCTTCATGCCAAGAATATCTCTCGACCACAGCTTAAGTTTCGGGAAAAGATTGACAATTCCAACACTCCCTTTGTACCTAAACTTTTTATCAAGCCAAATGCTTTGAAACCTTTGCCTGAAG CCCTCACAAAAAGTGGACGGGAACGAAAGGAGCGCCCTGAAGACTTGGATGTACCAGCTGCTTTGGCAGACTTCATACACCAGCAGAGGACGCAGCAAACTGAGCAAGACAT GTTTGCTCACCCTTACCAGTATGAACTGGAGCATTTTTCTCCACCAGATGGAGTTCTCAAGAAACCAGAACCCCAG ATGTACAGGTCCATCGAGGAAACaccctgtcattttgtcaccacACTGGATGAGCTGGTAGAACTAAATGAAAAGCTTATGAACTGTAAAGAATTTGCGTTGGACTTAGAG CACCATTCCTACAGAAGCTTCCTGGGCTTGACATGTCTGATGCAGATTTCCACCCGAACAGAAGACTTCATTATTGATACACTGGAATTGCGCAGCGACATGAACATTCTCAACGAGACCTTCACAGACCCTGCAATTGTGAAG GTCCTTCATGGTGCTGATTCAGATGTGGAATGGCTGCAAAAAGACTTTGGTCTGTACTTGGTGAACATGTTTGATACTCACCAAGCTGCTCGTCTCCTCAATCTTGGCAGGCATTCTTTGGACCACTTGCTAAAGCTGTATTGCAATGTAGATGCTGACAAGCAGTACCAGCTGGCTGACTGGAGGATACG CCCTTTGCCAGAAGAAATGATTCAGTATGCCCGTGATGACACTCACTACTTGCTCTACATCTATGACAAAGTGAGGGAGGCGCTGTGGGAGAGAGGGAACGAGCAGCCCACTCAGCTGCAGGTTGTGTGGCAACGCAGCAAGGACATCTGCCTGAAG aAATACATCAAGCCCCTCTTTTCAGATGAATCCTACCTTGAGCTCTACAGGAGGCAGAAAAAACATCTCAACACACAACAGCTAGCAGCATTTAGGTTGCTGTTTGCATGGAGAGACAAGATGGCGCGTCAAGAGGATGAGAGTACAGG ATATGTGCTACCAAATCATATGTTATTGAAGATAGCAGAGGAGCTGCCCAA AGAACCCCAGGGCATCATTGCTTGCTGTAATCCAGTCCCACCACTAGTTCGCCAGCAGATTAATGAATTGCATCTTCTCATTCAGCAGGCCCGGGAGATGCCTCTCCTCAAG ACGGAGGTTGTGTTGGCAGTCAAGAAGAGAGCACCTCTGTCCAACCCTGAG AGGCTGGAGAATACCCTCTTTGGACCACATGACAGTTCCCGGATTCCTATGGATGATTTTCGGAACAATTCTGCCTTGG ACAGTGAGAGGACAATGAATATTCAGGGTGTTCAGCCAGAGTCAACATGTCTTGTTGCTACTGCCACTGTCAGCATATTCAGT gaatatggtgaagatgaagaaaatgagaaggttTTAACCGCTGCACAGCAGAAAGCTCAGCGTATAATGGAGTCCTTTGAAAATCCATTTAGAATG TTCCTACCTTCAGAACAGAATCCTGCCTATGTCTCACAATCTGCAAAGTTTGACCCATCATCAAAAATTTATGAA atCAGCAATCGATGGAAGTTGATGAGTCAGACACAAGTACAGAAGGAGTCCAAGGATGAAACCAAAAAGGACGCAGCCCAGCAGTCAG CTGCTCGTGACCAGGCACAGAAGGTGTATAAAGAggcaacagaaaacattgtgTCTGTTCGTGAGCAAGCTATG CAAGAACAAGCTAAtaagaagagggagagagtCGTGAGTGAAACGGGAACAGAGTTGccaaaacaagagaagaaacgGCCAAAAGCCTCCCAGCAaccagaggagctggaagcacCGAAGCAGTTTACCCCCTTTGATTACAGCAAGTCCAACTTCAAAGTGTTTGCGG GAAGCAGCAAATCGAAGCAGTCGCCACAATTTGATCCTGCCAAGCAAGCTTACGCAGGCAAG aaATTTGCTGGAGCTAACAAACTTCAACAATCTGGAAACCGAAGCATGTCCTACCTGGCGGGGAAAGCTGATAG GGGTTCCAGGCACCACTGGCCAAAGAGATAG
- the EXOSC10 gene encoding exosome complex component 10 isoform X3: protein MSKVMQYHGCRSHMKDHSRVTELEDKFDMLVDSNDIILERVGILLDEAAGVNKNQQPVLPAGLQPPQTIVSSWNRKAGESHKRTQSETFRLLHAKNISRPQLKFREKIDNSNTPFVPKLFIKPNALKPLPEALTKSGRERKERPEDLDVPAALADFIHQQRTQQTEQDMFAHPYQYELEHFSPPDGVLKKPEPQMYRSIEETPCHFVTTLDELVELNEKLMNCKEFALDLEHHSYRSFLGLTCLMQISTRTEDFIIDTLELRSDMNILNETFTDPAIVKVLHGADSDVEWLQKDFGLYLVNMFDTHQAARLLNLGRHSLDHLLKLYCNVDADKQYQLADWRIRPLPEEMIQYARDDTHYLLYIYDKVREALWERGNEQPTQLQVVWQRSKDICLKKYIKPLFSDESYLELYRRQKKHLNTQQLAAFRLLFAWRDKMARQEDESTGYVLPNHMLLKIAEELPKEPQGIIACCNPVPPLVRQQINELHLLIQQAREMPLLKTEVVLAVKKRAPLSNPERLENTLFGPHDSSRIPMDDFRNNSALEPAPILEHGCLFSDSERTMNIQGVQPESTCLVATATVSIFSEYGEDEENEKVLTAAQQKAQRIMESFENPFRMFLPSEQNPAYVSQSAKFDPSSKIYEISNRWKLMSQTQVQKESKDETKKDAAQQSAARDQAQKVYKEATENIVSVREQAMQEQANKKRERVVSETGTELPKQEKKRPKASQQPEELEAPKQFTPFDYSKSNFKVFAGSSKSKQSPQFDPAKQAYAGKKFAGANKLQQSGNRSMSYLAGKADRGSRHHWPKR, encoded by the exons ATGAGCAAGGTGATGCAATACCATGGCTGCCGTAGCCACATGAAAGATCACAGCAGAGTGACAGAGCTGGAAGATAAATTTGATATGCTGGTTGACTCCAATGACATCATTCTTGAAAGAGTG GGTATTTTATTGGATGAAGCAGCAGGAGTGAACAAAAACCAGCAACCAGTCCTCCCTGCTGGGTTACAGCCCCCACAGACGATCGTTTCCAGCTGGAACCGCAAG gcgGGAGAATCTCACAAGAGAACTCAATCTGAAACCTTCCGGCTGCTTCATGCCAAGAATATCTCTCGACCACAGCTTAAGTTTCGGGAAAAGATTGACAATTCCAACACTCCCTTTGTACCTAAACTTTTTATCAAGCCAAATGCTTTGAAACCTTTGCCTGAAG CCCTCACAAAAAGTGGACGGGAACGAAAGGAGCGCCCTGAAGACTTGGATGTACCAGCTGCTTTGGCAGACTTCATACACCAGCAGAGGACGCAGCAAACTGAGCAAGACAT GTTTGCTCACCCTTACCAGTATGAACTGGAGCATTTTTCTCCACCAGATGGAGTTCTCAAGAAACCAGAACCCCAG ATGTACAGGTCCATCGAGGAAACaccctgtcattttgtcaccacACTGGATGAGCTGGTAGAACTAAATGAAAAGCTTATGAACTGTAAAGAATTTGCGTTGGACTTAGAG CACCATTCCTACAGAAGCTTCCTGGGCTTGACATGTCTGATGCAGATTTCCACCCGAACAGAAGACTTCATTATTGATACACTGGAATTGCGCAGCGACATGAACATTCTCAACGAGACCTTCACAGACCCTGCAATTGTGAAG GTCCTTCATGGTGCTGATTCAGATGTGGAATGGCTGCAAAAAGACTTTGGTCTGTACTTGGTGAACATGTTTGATACTCACCAAGCTGCTCGTCTCCTCAATCTTGGCAGGCATTCTTTGGACCACTTGCTAAAGCTGTATTGCAATGTAGATGCTGACAAGCAGTACCAGCTGGCTGACTGGAGGATACG CCCTTTGCCAGAAGAAATGATTCAGTATGCCCGTGATGACACTCACTACTTGCTCTACATCTATGACAAAGTGAGGGAGGCGCTGTGGGAGAGAGGGAACGAGCAGCCCACTCAGCTGCAGGTTGTGTGGCAACGCAGCAAGGACATCTGCCTGAAG aAATACATCAAGCCCCTCTTTTCAGATGAATCCTACCTTGAGCTCTACAGGAGGCAGAAAAAACATCTCAACACACAACAGCTAGCAGCATTTAGGTTGCTGTTTGCATGGAGAGACAAGATGGCGCGTCAAGAGGATGAGAGTACAGG ATATGTGCTACCAAATCATATGTTATTGAAGATAGCAGAGGAGCTGCCCAA AGAACCCCAGGGCATCATTGCTTGCTGTAATCCAGTCCCACCACTAGTTCGCCAGCAGATTAATGAATTGCATCTTCTCATTCAGCAGGCCCGGGAGATGCCTCTCCTCAAG ACGGAGGTTGTGTTGGCAGTCAAGAAGAGAGCACCTCTGTCCAACCCTGAG AGGCTGGAGAATACCCTCTTTGGACCACATGACAGTTCCCGGATTCCTATGGATGATTTTCGGAACAATTCTGCCTTGG AGCCTGCACCAATTTTGGAACATGGTTGTCTCTTTTCAGACAGTGAGAGGACAATGAATATTCAGGGTGTTCAGCCAGAGTCAACATGTCTTGTTGCTACTGCCACTGTCAGCATATTCAGT gaatatggtgaagatgaagaaaatgagaaggttTTAACCGCTGCACAGCAGAAAGCTCAGCGTATAATGGAGTCCTTTGAAAATCCATTTAGAATG TTCCTACCTTCAGAACAGAATCCTGCCTATGTCTCACAATCTGCAAAGTTTGACCCATCATCAAAAATTTATGAA atCAGCAATCGATGGAAGTTGATGAGTCAGACACAAGTACAGAAGGAGTCCAAGGATGAAACCAAAAAGGACGCAGCCCAGCAGTCAG CTGCTCGTGACCAGGCACAGAAGGTGTATAAAGAggcaacagaaaacattgtgTCTGTTCGTGAGCAAGCTATG CAAGAACAAGCTAAtaagaagagggagagagtCGTGAGTGAAACGGGAACAGAGTTGccaaaacaagagaagaaacgGCCAAAAGCCTCCCAGCAaccagaggagctggaagcacCGAAGCAGTTTACCCCCTTTGATTACAGCAAGTCCAACTTCAAAGTGTTTGCGG GAAGCAGCAAATCGAAGCAGTCGCCACAATTTGATCCTGCCAAGCAAGCTTACGCAGGCAAG aaATTTGCTGGAGCTAACAAACTTCAACAATCTGGAAACCGAAGCATGTCCTACCTGGCGGGGAAAGCTGATAG GGGTTCCAGGCACCACTGGCCAAAGAGATAG